In Palaeococcus ferrophilus DSM 13482, the genomic window GACACACTTCAGAAGGCTGGCGTGGCTTTCCTCATGGGGTCTCGTGGCGTTCTTAATGATGATGGCTTCACCGAGGACGGGCACCATCGGTCCCGTGGTTTACGTGTTCTCCATGGCACTGTGGATATACACACTACTCCATCTCCTTCACCTAATGAACGCCGAAGTGGAGGCGTCCAAAGGGAGCATCATTGAGTGAATACGATGAGCGGCTAAACGTTTATATTCACGTTTTTCCAAACATTATCCGGTGATTTTTATGGAAGATCCGTACGCCTGGATGGAGAACCTCAACGATGAGCGCGTTCTGAAGCTCGTTGAGGAGGAGAACAAGCGTTTCAGAGAGTTCGTCGGAGACCTCAGCGATGAGCTCTTCCCCGAGGTGTGGAAGCTCTATTCAATTCCGACCCTAACGGGGGCGAGACTCACCGACAAAGGCATAATAAGCATGTTTAAAGAAAAGGACAGGCAGGTTATCCGGTGGCTCGGTGGGGATGTCATCGTTGATTCAAAGGCCCTCGAGGCCGAGTTCAACGATGAAGTTCTCCTACAGGGATTCACCGCGGATAAAAGCGGCAAGAGACTCGCCTACAGCTTCTCGATCGGTGGTGCCGACGAAGGGGTGACGAGAATAATAGACCTCGAGAGCGAGGAGGTCATAGAGGAGCTCAAGCCCTCGGTGTGGAACGTTGTCTTTCTGGGGAACGGTTACTACTTCAGCCGCTTCTACAGGCACGGTGAGACTCCAGACGGTGTCAAAGCTCCAGCCGTAAGGCTCTTCTGGAAGAATGAGAAGGAAACCCTGGTTTTCGGAAAGGGCCTCGGTTCGGGCTACTTTATGGGGCTTAGAAAGAGCACCGACGGAAAGTGGGCCATGCTCACCGTAACCTTCGGCTGGAACAAAGCTGATATCTACATCGGCCCGATTGAAGCCCCGGACCTCTGGGAGAAGGTTTACTCCGCGGAGGTTCCCGTGGAGCCCATTGATGTCGTTGGGGGTAAGCTCTACGTCCTCACGAGGGAGGGAAGGGGCCTCGGGAAGGTAGTTGCCGTTGAGGGCGAGAAAACTATCGAAGTCATTCCAGAAGACGAATTCCCGATCGAGTGGGCCGTTGTGATGGGGGATAGGGTACTGGCCGGGAGGTTAATCCACGCCAGCCACAGGCTTGAGGTGTACTCGCTCGACGGTGAGAAGCTCGATGAGATTGCCTTTGACCTTCCCGGAAGCGTCTACCCGCTCCACACCGATGGGGAGAGGGTTCTCCTCAAGTACGAGAGCTTTACCGTGCCCTACAGGCTCTACGAGTTTGATGGTGAGCTTAGGCTCATCGAGGAACAGGAAGTTGAGGGAGACTTTGCCGTCGAGGAGGACTTCGCGGTAAGCAGGGACGGCACTAAAATACACTACTTCCACGTTAAGGGTAAGGAGGACAACAAAAAGGTTTGGGTATTCGGCTACGGCGGCTTCAACATCTCCCTTACCCCGAGGTTCTTCCCGCAGGTCATTCCGTTCCTCAAGCGCGGCGGAACCTTTGCGATGGCGAACCTCCGTGGGGGGAGCGAGTACGGCGAGAAGTGGCACCGCGCTGGAATGAGGGAGAACAAGGGGAACGTCTTCGACGACTACATAGCGGTGCTGAGCAAGCTCAAGGAGGAAGGGTACAGGGTTGCTGCGTGGGGAAGGAGCAACGGCGGACTTTTAGTTTCAGCCACGCTCACGCAGAGGCCGGACGTTATGGACGCGGCCCTAATCGGCTACCCCGTCATCGACATGCTCCGCTTCCACAGGCTCTACATCGGAAGCGTCTGGGTTCCCGAATATGGAAACCCCGACGACCCCAAAGACAGGGAGTTTCTGCTGAAGTACTCCCCCTACCACAACGTTGACCCGAACAAGCGCTATCCTCCAACGCTCATTTACACTGGCCTCCACGACGACCGCGTCCATCCGGCCCATGCGCTCAAGTTCTTCGCGAAGATGAAGGAGATAGGGGCACCGATTTACCTCAGGGTAGAGACCAAGAGCGGCCACATGGGTGCCTCTCCAGAAACGAGGGCGAGGGAGCTGACGGATTTGCTCGCCTTTGTTCTTAAGACTACATGAGTCTTTGATTTTCACATTTCTTTTTCATCTCAAAATGCAACAAGTTAAATCCCAATGTGAAACTACGATGTAAAAACCTATAACTCTCAGTAGGAAGAGTAAGTGGGGGGAATATGCGATGGATAGGATAAAGGTGCTGGCGTTAGTAGCTGCTGGTTTAATAACTCTTACCACAGCGGGCACGTGGATAACTACTAAAGATTTGAATCTAACCCTTGCCATATTAACGCTCGCATCAACGATAGCCACGGTGATCATGGCGATTACAATCTACGAGCTTGATATCGCGATAAAAGAGCTTAATTTTGAAGCTATTTTTGCAACCTACAATCTCATGGATGATAAATTAAAGAGACAGTTGAAAGAAATCAAGTCATGGAGATCGAACAATATTTCAGTTGAAAAGTTTCTAAGGGATGCAGAGAAAAAGAAAACCGTACAGGAAGCCAGTAGAACCCTTAATCAGGTAGGATACTTTGTTTACAAAGAATTCGTCGGAGATTGGTTTATCCAAGAGCAATATGCGGGCTTGATACTTGATTCTTTTCTCGCTATGAAACCATATCTTAAAGCTCTTCGTGATGCTTCTGAATGCGATAAGGATAATCTCGACAAAGAAGAAAAAGAGTCCTGCAAAAAGAGTCCATGGTTTATGCGTCGCTTCTACCTTCTCTTAGTGATTATCAGCTATGAGTATTTGAGCAGAAAATTTTCCCAACAATTGGTGGCACTCTTTAAAGACTACGGATTTAAACCCCACAATCCTGTTCCCAAGGAATGGATTGAAGAGGATATAAAGAAGTGGCTCAAAAGGAGGGGGTACAAACAATACATATAATCACTTCTCGACGCCCCTCCTCACTTTGACGGCGAGCCCGCTCTGGAACGCATTCAGTTCCTCACCGTTCAGCAGGCTCTGTCCCGTGGCAAGGAGCTCATCCCTTCTGTTAACCACAAGAACCTCGTCGTAGGGCCTTATGTTGGGGTCGGCATCCACTACAAACTTGGCGAAGACGCTCTTGCCCTTCCTCGCGAACGGTTCCGCGTCTTCATTGACCACGACACGCATCCTCGGGTAGGGGAGGACTTCAAGGAGCCTCTTGGCCCCTTCAATGCCGAGCGTTAAAAGTCCGTCGTCTGCCCTGAACGTCGCTAAATGCTCACCCCCGACCTTTATCTGCCTCGGCATTCCCGTCTTCCGGGAGAGCTCGACGAAGGCATCTTTAAAAGCCTCTCCAGCCCCCTCACCGAACTGGTACTCGGCGATGGCCATTATGTAACTCCTCGCGTTGTTCTTGGAGGGCCTTTTTATGCTGAAGTCCTCCTCACCCTCGCTCTGGGCGAAGGGATAGCTCAGGCTGAGGTACTTTGGTATTTCGCCGAATATCGGGTGTGTTATCGTCTCCGGGAACCTGGTCTTAACGCGCTCGGCCCTCTCCTTCGCCCTCACCGCGGTCGGCCACTTCAAAGCCTCCTCGCTAACCTTGAAGAAAGCGCTAGCCTTGGTTACTGGCTCGTTCTTCTCAAGGTACTCCTTATACTCCAGCAGCCTCTTGTAGGCCGCGAACATCTTTGGATGACTCCTAGCTCTCTCGTCCACCAGTTCCCACAGCGTGCCCTCCTTTATCGCCTGCTTGACCCTGTTGAGTTCCTCCCTTATGACCCAGAGGTTGTGCAGAGCCAGAAGCCTCGTCCTCTCCTCCTTCGGCATCTCGCGGAGTTCCTGCGGCGTGTAGCGGGAGCAGACCGGGCAGGAGCACGGGAAGTACTCAAGCTCCTCAAGCCTCTTCGTCCCCTCAGGTGTCATGTAGCGGTCGTCCTTGGCGTAGAGTGCATAACTTGCGGAGTCGAAGAGGTCTATACCCATCGCAACGGCTAAGGCGAAAACCATCGGGTGGCCGGCGCCGAAGAGGTGAACCGGCCTATCAGGCCTGAGGCCCATCTTTGATGAAATAACGACATCAACCAAATCCCTGTAGCGGTAGCTCTCCATGAGCGGAACGACGGCGCCAATTGGGTGAATCTCAAAGTCCATTTCGCTGAGCTTCTTCGCGGCGTAAGTTCTCAAATCTGGATAAGTTGAGCCCTGAACCGCGGCGTTCATGGCTATCTCCTTTATTTCCCTGGTCTCCCTGGCCCTTTCGAGGGTTATCCTGAGGTCTTCCTCCGCTTTCTCCCTCGGCGCGTCCGGAGGTGTTGGAATGTCGAGGAAGGTGCCTACGTCAACGCCTATATCGTGCTGGAACCTTACTATCTCGTCGTTGGTCACCTCAACGCCGCCGTAGCGCATGAGCTGGAAAGAGCCGGAGTCAACCTCAATTATCCCGTCGTAGTCGAGGAGTTTGTGGATACCGCTCTCGAGGGCCCTCTCCCTGAGCTCGGGGGTTTTGTAGATGATGTAGGAGTTCGTAATAACCATCCCGAAGCCCATCTCTTTGAGCTCCTTGGGGGTCACGATGAGCTGCTTCGGGTTGATAACCGGCATTATGGCCGGCGTTTCTATCGTCTTCCCGTTAACGGTAAGCTTCCCAATTCTGCCCGCGGCATCTCGCGCCTTAACATCAAACCTGAACTCGACCATTCTCACCACCTCCCGAGAGTAGGAGGCAGGGTTTAAAAGTCTAAGCTAAAAGCTGTGAAGATACCCACGAGAACGTAGGTAAGCAGTCCCGCAAAGAGGGGTGCCCTGACCCAGCCAGCGGCAATATCTTTAACGACCACAACGTTCACCCCCTCACCCTTGTAGATGCCGAGGCCAGCTATCGCCCCGACTATTGCCTGGCCCGAGCTTACGGGGAGGCCCATTAAGGTGGCCACTGTAACGGCTAGAGAAGCTCCGAACTGACTTGCAAAGGCCGATGTAGGGCTGAGCACGGAGATGTGTTTTCCCACTGTCATCATAACCCCCCGGCTGAAGGTCAGCGCCCCTAACGTGAGGGCCAGCGCCAGTATGGGGCCGGGGGAACCCATTCCAATCCTCCCACTCAGGCCGATGACATTCGCAAGCTCGTTCGTCCCGAGGTTGAAGGATGAGTACGCGGCCGCCAAAAAGACAAGCCATTTTTGAACAACCTCAATGGTTGCGAGACTCTTAGCACGCCGTATTATTGGTTTGTAGACATTGTAAATCCCGATGGCCAGAAGGGCCGAAGCCACGGGGGAAAGCACCCACGCGAGGACTATCCTGCCCACCGTCCCCCAGTCCATTGGGAGGCCCAGTGCGAGGGAGGCACCTGCGAGTGCACCCACTATTGACTGGCTCGTCGAGATGGGGCGCCCCCACAAGCTCGCGAGGGTCACTGCAATCGCCGCACTGAAGAGCACGAGGAACACTCCCCCCGAGCCGATTCCATCCGCCAATCTGGTCACTGTGTTTGAGACGTTTGAAGTGCCCACAAGCACACCCAAGAGGGTGAAAACGCCTATCAAGGTCACCGCGTTCTTAAAACCAAGGATACCAGAGCCCACCGCTGTTCCAACCGCCTTTGCACTGTCGTTTGCACCTATCGCCCACGCCATGAAGAGCGCCGCAGCAATCCCCAGCATTCCCGGTCACCCTATAGACTATATAGACTATAGGGTCTATGTAGGGCCTTAAAAGTCT contains:
- a CDS encoding prolyl oligopeptidase family serine peptidase, which gives rise to MEDPYAWMENLNDERVLKLVEEENKRFREFVGDLSDELFPEVWKLYSIPTLTGARLTDKGIISMFKEKDRQVIRWLGGDVIVDSKALEAEFNDEVLLQGFTADKSGKRLAYSFSIGGADEGVTRIIDLESEEVIEELKPSVWNVVFLGNGYYFSRFYRHGETPDGVKAPAVRLFWKNEKETLVFGKGLGSGYFMGLRKSTDGKWAMLTVTFGWNKADIYIGPIEAPDLWEKVYSAEVPVEPIDVVGGKLYVLTREGRGLGKVVAVEGEKTIEVIPEDEFPIEWAVVMGDRVLAGRLIHASHRLEVYSLDGEKLDEIAFDLPGSVYPLHTDGERVLLKYESFTVPYRLYEFDGELRLIEEQEVEGDFAVEEDFAVSRDGTKIHYFHVKGKEDNKKVWVFGYGGFNISLTPRFFPQVIPFLKRGGTFAMANLRGGSEYGEKWHRAGMRENKGNVFDDYIAVLSKLKEEGYRVAAWGRSNGGLLVSATLTQRPDVMDAALIGYPVIDMLRFHRLYIGSVWVPEYGNPDDPKDREFLLKYSPYHNVDPNKRYPPTLIYTGLHDDRVHPAHALKFFAKMKEIGAPIYLRVETKSGHMGASPETRARELTDLLAFVLKTT
- the tgtA gene encoding tRNA guanosine(15) transglycosylase TgtA is translated as MVEFRFDVKARDAAGRIGKLTVNGKTIETPAIMPVINPKQLIVTPKELKEMGFGMVITNSYIIYKTPELRERALESGIHKLLDYDGIIEVDSGSFQLMRYGGVEVTNDEIVRFQHDIGVDVGTFLDIPTPPDAPREKAEEDLRITLERARETREIKEIAMNAAVQGSTYPDLRTYAAKKLSEMDFEIHPIGAVVPLMESYRYRDLVDVVISSKMGLRPDRPVHLFGAGHPMVFALAVAMGIDLFDSASYALYAKDDRYMTPEGTKRLEELEYFPCSCPVCSRYTPQELREMPKEERTRLLALHNLWVIREELNRVKQAIKEGTLWELVDERARSHPKMFAAYKRLLEYKEYLEKNEPVTKASAFFKVSEEALKWPTAVRAKERAERVKTRFPETITHPIFGEIPKYLSLSYPFAQSEGEEDFSIKRPSKNNARSYIMAIAEYQFGEGAGEAFKDAFVELSRKTGMPRQIKVGGEHLATFRADDGLLTLGIEGAKRLLEVLPYPRMRVVVNEDAEPFARKGKSVFAKFVVDADPNIRPYDEVLVVNRRDELLATGQSLLNGEELNAFQSGLAVKVRRGVEK
- a CDS encoding inorganic phosphate transporter, producing the protein MLGIAAALFMAWAIGANDSAKAVGTAVGSGILGFKNAVTLIGVFTLLGVLVGTSNVSNTVTRLADGIGSGGVFLVLFSAAIAVTLASLWGRPISTSQSIVGALAGASLALGLPMDWGTVGRIVLAWVLSPVASALLAIGIYNVYKPIIRRAKSLATIEVVQKWLVFLAAAYSSFNLGTNELANVIGLSGRIGMGSPGPILALALTLGALTFSRGVMMTVGKHISVLSPTSAFASQFGASLAVTVATLMGLPVSSGQAIVGAIAGLGIYKGEGVNVVVVKDIAAGWVRAPLFAGLLTYVLVGIFTAFSLDF